A stretch of the Solanum dulcamara chromosome 6, daSolDulc1.2, whole genome shotgun sequence genome encodes the following:
- the LOC129892415 gene encoding uncharacterized protein LOC129892415 translates to MDCHQVVTMAESESLVVNDKTKSGSMNCQGKGGVIRNVEGFIGVLDVHVHQARDIHNICIYHKQDVYAKVSLTSNPEEAVSTDTINGGGQNPVFDQSLRLNVKTIETLVRCEIWMMSRVKNYLQDQLLGLTLVPLCDVLAENGKLEQEFTLSSSDLFHSPSGFVQLTLAYTGATPEVLEIPTPGHSLAAANGSGIAESIPCELVKIEFPDPQIVNENERMVTEYYAIPCTELDGQSSEHTDSKENGEHISSENVEITSESVAVEGQDATEIKKLETLTLSSSTKSSPSNSIPKQTSCATKEESALPLNDTKDSAKVVDSTSPAVAVSTFTVPVVNVSIVPEKQVVQQDIVDMYKKSMQQFTEALEKMKLPLDIENGSPIQNGNDKTESSSSSERPQARPNGQSPRVFYGSSAFY, encoded by the coding sequence ATGGACTGTCATCAAGTAGTCACTATGGCAGAATCAGAATCCCTTGTTGTTAATGACAAGACAAAATCTGGTTCTATGAATTGTCAAGGGAAGGGTGGTGTGATTAGAAATGTAGAGGGGTTTATTGGGGTTCTTGATGTTCATGTGCACCAAGCAAGGGACATACATAACAtatgcatatatcataaacaAGATGTGTATGCCAAGGTTTCCTTAACTAGTAATCCTGAAGAAGCTGTTTCAACCGATACTATTAATGGTGGGGGTCAGAATCCAGTTTTCGATCAGAGTCTTCGACTCAATGTCAAGACTATTGAGACATTAGTGAGGTGTGAGATATGGATGATGAGTAGGGTCAAGAATTATTTGCAGGACCAGTTGTTGGGATTAACTTTAGTACCTCTTTGTGATGTTCTTGCTGAGAATGGAAAGCTAGAACAAGAATTCACCTTGTCCTCGAGTGATCTCTTCCATTCTCCGTCAGGTTTTGTGCAATTGACACTAGCATATACTGGTGCAACCCCGGAAGTCTTGGAAATTCCCACACCAGGCCATTCTTTGGCTGCAGCAAATGGTAGTGGAATAGCTGAGAGTATTCCTTGTGAACTGGTTAAGATTGAATTCCCAGATCCCCAAATTGTGAACGAAAATGAACGAATGGTTACCGAGTATTATGCAATTCCTTGCACTGAATTGGATGGTCAAAGCTCTGAGCATACAGACTCCAAGGAAAATGGGGAGCACATATCTTCTGAAAACGTTGAGATTACATCAGAAAGTGTGGCTGTTGAAGGTCAGGATGCCACTGAAATCAAGAAGTTAGAGACTCTAACCCTGAGTTCTTCAACCAAAAGTTCTCCATCAAACTCAATCCCCAAACAGACATCATGCGCTACGAAGGAGGAATCTGCACTGCCTCTGAATGATACTAAAGACAGTGCTAAAGTGGTTGATAGCACCTCGCCTGCTGTGGCTGTTAGCACGTTTACGGTGCCAGTTGTCAACGTGAGCATTGTACCAGAGAAACAGGTTGTGCAGCAAGACATAGTTGATATGTATAAGAAAAGTATGCAGCAATTCACGGAAGCTCTAGAAAAGATGAAACTTCCTCTGGACATTGAAAATGGATCACCCATCCAAAATGGAAATGACAAAACAGAGAGCTCCAGTTCAAGTGAGAGACCACAGGCGCGCCCAAACGGCCAAAGCCCAAGAGTATTTTATGGTAGCAGTGCCTTCTACTGA